Proteins co-encoded in one Methylomonas albis genomic window:
- the bluB gene encoding 5,6-dimethylbenzimidazole synthase, translated as MHRFPDQQLAGVYRAIAERRDMRHFLSAPVDAEIFTRLLQAAHQAGSVGLMQPWRFIRVTDRNLRKDVHTLVEQERRLTAEALAERHDEFMKLKVEGILDCGELLIVALPDRREQHIFGRRTLPEMDLASAACAIQNLWLAARAEGLGLGWVSLFDPEALALLLKMPAGSRPIAVLCLGHVAEFYPKPMLELENWATPQPLSAFVYENGWPDVS; from the coding sequence GTGCATCGTTTTCCCGATCAACAACTTGCCGGCGTCTATCGCGCCATTGCCGAACGCCGCGACATGCGGCATTTTCTCTCGGCTCCGGTCGATGCCGAGATTTTCACCCGCCTGTTGCAGGCTGCGCATCAAGCCGGCAGCGTCGGCTTGATGCAACCTTGGCGCTTTATCCGCGTCACTGATCGCAATTTACGCAAGGATGTTCATACGCTGGTCGAGCAAGAGCGCCGGCTCACTGCCGAGGCGTTGGCCGAACGGCACGATGAATTTATGAAGCTTAAAGTGGAAGGCATACTCGATTGCGGCGAACTGCTGATCGTAGCGTTACCGGATCGACGCGAACAACACATTTTCGGTCGCAGGACATTGCCGGAGATGGACTTGGCCTCGGCGGCCTGCGCGATTCAAAACCTGTGGTTGGCAGCGCGCGCGGAAGGCCTGGGTTTGGGCTGGGTTTCGCTGTTCGACCCCGAAGCCTTGGCGCTATTATTGAAAATGCCTGCCGGTAGTCGGCCGATTGCGGTGCTTTGCCTTGGCCATGTTGCCGAGTTTTACCCCAAACCGATGTTGGAACTGGAAAATTGGGCAACGCCGCAACCCTTATCGGCATTTGTCTACGAAAACGGCTGGCCCGATGTATCCTAA
- a CDS encoding adenosylcobinamide-GDP ribazoletransferase: MDAFLVALQFLTRIPVSYRYDTGAPVLGRSVLYYPAVGMLLGILMGLPAMLFAGSSPMLLAAIVLAIWVLLTGGLHLDGLADCADAWVGGHGDKQRSLQIMKDPASGPIAVSVLILVLMLKFAALTAMFEQSRLAPMLIAPVLGRAVILGLMLTTDYVRPQGLAEALLQQLPRSKANWAFVTSVLIAIVFLGLPAVLLAGGVLFWVRQSAMSRLGGVTGDVYGAAVELTEAAVLVAAMLP; encoded by the coding sequence CAATTTCTGACTCGCATACCCGTTAGCTATCGCTATGACACTGGCGCGCCCGTATTGGGGCGTTCGGTTTTGTATTATCCTGCGGTAGGTATGCTGCTGGGTATTCTAATGGGTCTGCCGGCGATGCTGTTTGCCGGCAGTTCGCCTATGTTGCTCGCGGCAATCGTGTTGGCAATATGGGTGTTACTGACCGGCGGTTTGCATTTGGACGGTCTGGCCGATTGTGCCGATGCTTGGGTGGGTGGCCACGGCGATAAGCAGCGCAGCCTACAAATCATGAAAGATCCGGCTTCCGGGCCGATTGCGGTTAGTGTGCTGATCCTTGTTTTAATGCTGAAGTTTGCCGCGCTGACCGCCATGTTCGAACAATCTCGCCTCGCCCCCATGCTGATAGCTCCGGTTTTAGGCCGCGCCGTAATCCTGGGGTTGATGCTGACAACAGACTATGTTCGCCCGCAAGGTTTAGCCGAAGCGCTACTACAACAACTGCCAAGGTCGAAAGCAAATTGGGCGTTTGTAACCAGCGTCCTGATCGCTATTGTATTTTTAGGCTTGCCAGCGGTACTGCTTGCCGGCGGCGTATTATTTTGGGTACGGCAATCCGCTATGTCGCGCTTGGGCGGCGTAACCGGCGACGTATACGGTGCGGCGGTTGAGCTGACAGAAGCGGCCGTACTCGTTGCGGCTATGCTGCCATGA
- a CDS encoding cobyric acid synthase, translating into MYPKPPFPALMVQGTTSDAGKSTLVTALCRYYRRQGIAVAPFKPQNMALNSAVTIDGGEIGRAQAAQAAACGLPPHSDMNPVLLKPNTDTTAQVIIHGKVLQNQSASQYHDYKKVAKQAVLESWQRLSSQYQMLIVEGAGSPAEINLRAGDIANMGFAEAVDCPVILIADIDRGGVFAHLVGTLELLSASEQQRVVGFVINRFRGDIALLQPGLDWLEQRTGKPVLAVLPYLHDLYLEAEDALSTRHAQQGETGAFHIVVPHLPSFSNHTDFDPLQLHPGVQVSFAKSPAQLAGADLIVLPGSKSVRSDLARLRAQGWDTFISRHLRYGGKLLGICGGFQMLGKHIDDPLGLEGPAGRSAGLDLLALETVLQTEKCLRQTAGTFYRHTTPVAGYEIHQGVSSGSALSNPLFSLAEGNDGAVSADGQVAGSYLHGLFDLPEACNALLNWAGYRHAQALDFNTLREAGIERLADCLATHCDFALLEAQAAYATSNQTLIPTENSH; encoded by the coding sequence ATGTATCCTAAACCGCCGTTCCCAGCGTTGATGGTGCAAGGCACCACTTCCGACGCCGGCAAAAGTACCTTGGTAACCGCTTTGTGCCGTTATTACCGGCGCCAAGGTATCGCCGTCGCGCCGTTCAAGCCGCAAAACATGGCGCTGAATAGCGCGGTGACTATCGACGGCGGCGAGATCGGCCGCGCCCAAGCCGCCCAAGCCGCAGCCTGCGGTTTGCCGCCGCATAGTGATATGAATCCGGTACTGCTAAAGCCCAATACCGATACCACCGCACAAGTGATTATTCACGGCAAAGTCCTGCAAAATCAATCGGCCAGCCAATACCACGATTATAAAAAAGTTGCCAAGCAAGCGGTTTTAGAATCGTGGCAACGCTTGAGCTCGCAATACCAGATGCTGATAGTCGAGGGTGCCGGCAGTCCAGCCGAGATTAATTTACGCGCCGGCGACATCGCCAATATGGGCTTTGCCGAAGCCGTGGATTGTCCGGTGATTTTGATCGCCGACATTGATCGCGGTGGCGTATTTGCACACTTGGTCGGCACGCTGGAACTGCTGTCGGCAAGCGAGCAACAACGCGTTGTCGGTTTTGTCATCAACCGCTTCCGGGGCGACATCGCGCTATTACAACCGGGTTTAGACTGGTTGGAGCAGAGAACCGGCAAGCCGGTGTTGGCCGTGCTGCCGTATTTGCACGATCTCTATCTGGAAGCCGAAGACGCTTTATCCACCCGGCATGCCCAACAGGGCGAAACCGGCGCTTTTCATATCGTCGTGCCGCATCTACCCAGCTTCAGCAATCATACCGATTTCGATCCACTGCAATTGCATCCCGGCGTGCAGGTAAGCTTTGCGAAAAGCCCCGCTCAACTCGCGGGTGCCGATTTGATCGTGCTGCCTGGCAGCAAGTCGGTGCGTAGCGATTTAGCTAGACTTAGAGCGCAAGGCTGGGACACGTTTATCAGTCGCCATCTGCGTTATGGGGGCAAACTGCTGGGGATTTGCGGCGGTTTTCAGATGCTGGGTAAGCACATTGACGATCCGCTGGGACTGGAAGGTCCGGCCGGTCGTTCTGCAGGTTTGGATTTGTTGGCGTTGGAAACGGTTTTGCAAACGGAAAAATGCTTGCGACAAACCGCCGGCACTTTTTACCGGCACACTACGCCGGTAGCCGGCTACGAGATTCATCAGGGCGTCAGCAGCGGCTCCGCGCTGTCAAACCCCTTATTTTCACTTGCCGAAGGCAACGATGGTGCCGTATCAGCAGACGGACAGGTGGCGGGAAGTTATCTGCACGGTTTATTCGATTTGCCCGAAGCCTGCAACGCCCTGTTGAACTGGGCAGGTTATCGGCACGCACAAGCGCTGGATTTTAACACCTTACGCGAAGCCGGTATCGAACGTTTGGCCGATTGTCTGGCGACGCATTGCGATTTTGCCCTGCTGGAAGCACAAGCTGCATATGCCACCTCAAACCAGACACTCATTCCGACTGAAAACAGCCACTAA